Proteins co-encoded in one Candidatus Methylomirabilis sp. genomic window:
- a CDS encoding AAA family ATPase, producing the protein MIGPLTPDALRKICTPESLPFEGTDELKPLEEVVAQDRAVEAITFGVGIRSEGFNLFVLGPAGTGKTTAIKRFLASEAAKLPTPPDWCYVNNFADPQRPRALCLPSGRARLFQADCERLLEELKTGVPRAFESEAYEQNRHIILEELQQQTSDELEALRKRAEALGFGLAKAASGFIIVPMLRGKPLKPEGFEGLDEETKKQVNLRSEEVQKDLAATRRRIRDLEREAKNRLDGIDREVATSAVDHLIEEVKERYADHPTVQAYLEAIREDVIANVDLFRREQSGAQGPPELTAMLRQGLDPLDRYRVNVLIEHGEDGGAPVVIEPHPTCQNLLGRVEHQVHMGALYTNFLMAKAGALHRANGGFLVLEAMELLKQFFAWDQLKRTLKNRRIRIEEPGEQFRLYSTVTLEPEPIPLNVKVVLIGSPWLYYLLHALDPEFQELFKVQAEFSDRVARTPDTILTFARLLSTCCEAEKLKPFDRGAVAKLVEHSSRLVEDQEKLATTFNHLLDVAREACFLAEQNGHQRVMAEDVRRAINAKIRRANRLEEQLQELVIERTLLVDTDGAVVGQVNGIAIIPLGEYHFGKPSRITARTFLGRGGIIDIEREARMGGRIHSKGVLILSGYLGGRYVQQAPLALSASLAFEQLYEEVEGDSASSAELYAILSSLSGLPIKQGFAVTGSVNQQGVVQAIGAVNAKIEGFFDVCRARGLTGEQGVLIPASNVRHLMLREDVVEAVAAGQFQIFPIHTIDEGIALLTGRQAGECGPDGTFPEGSVNALVHGRLREMAEQAKAYGAESPAPSRSD; encoded by the coding sequence ATGATCGGTCCGTTGACACCTGATGCACTTCGTAAGATCTGCACGCCGGAGAGCCTCCCATTCGAAGGGACTGATGAGCTGAAGCCCCTGGAGGAGGTCGTAGCTCAGGACCGCGCGGTCGAGGCCATTACCTTCGGTGTCGGCATCCGCAGCGAAGGATTCAATCTCTTCGTCCTCGGGCCTGCCGGAACAGGCAAGACCACAGCGATCAAACGCTTCCTCGCCAGCGAGGCGGCCAAGCTTCCTACCCCTCCTGATTGGTGCTATGTCAATAACTTTGCTGATCCGCAACGCCCCCGCGCGCTCTGTCTTCCGTCAGGCCGCGCCCGCCTGTTCCAGGCTGACTGCGAGCGGCTCCTGGAGGAACTGAAGACCGGAGTCCCCAGGGCCTTCGAGTCCGAAGCCTATGAGCAGAACCGCCACATCATCCTGGAGGAGTTGCAGCAACAGACGAGCGACGAACTGGAGGCCTTGCGGAAGCGCGCGGAGGCCCTGGGGTTCGGTCTTGCCAAGGCGGCCAGCGGTTTTATCATCGTTCCCATGCTTCGAGGAAAGCCGCTGAAACCAGAGGGGTTTGAAGGCCTCGATGAAGAGACCAAGAAACAGGTCAACCTGAGAAGTGAGGAGGTACAAAAGGATCTGGCTGCCACGCGCCGCCGAATCCGCGACCTGGAGCGGGAGGCGAAGAATCGCCTCGACGGGATCGACCGGGAGGTCGCAACCTCTGCGGTTGATCACCTGATCGAGGAGGTGAAAGAGCGTTACGCAGATCACCCAACGGTCCAGGCGTACCTCGAGGCGATACGTGAGGACGTCATCGCCAATGTGGATCTGTTTCGTCGAGAGCAAAGCGGGGCACAAGGGCCACCGGAACTGACTGCCATGCTGCGGCAAGGGTTGGACCCCTTGGACCGGTATCGGGTCAATGTCCTGATCGAACATGGGGAAGATGGCGGCGCGCCGGTCGTAATCGAACCGCACCCGACGTGTCAGAATCTGCTTGGGCGAGTCGAACACCAAGTCCACATGGGTGCGCTCTACACCAACTTCCTGATGGCCAAGGCGGGCGCCTTGCACCGAGCCAATGGGGGCTTCCTGGTCCTGGAGGCTATGGAACTGCTCAAGCAATTCTTTGCATGGGACCAACTGAAGCGGACACTAAAAAACCGACGGATCAGAATCGAAGAGCCAGGGGAACAGTTCCGCCTCTATAGTACGGTGACACTTGAGCCCGAGCCGATTCCCCTCAATGTGAAGGTGGTCCTCATCGGCAGTCCCTGGCTCTACTACCTATTGCACGCCCTCGACCCGGAGTTTCAGGAGCTGTTTAAGGTCCAGGCTGAATTCAGCGATCGCGTGGCTCGAACCCCTGACACGATCCTGACCTTCGCCCGCTTGCTGTCGACCTGTTGCGAGGCCGAGAAGCTTAAACCGTTCGACCGAGGTGCGGTGGCGAAGCTGGTAGAGCACAGCTCTCGCCTGGTGGAGGATCAAGAAAAGCTCGCTACGACGTTCAATCATCTCCTGGATGTGGCCCGAGAGGCCTGTTTCCTGGCCGAGCAGAATGGGCATCAGCGGGTCATGGCGGAGGACGTGCGGAGGGCCATTAACGCGAAGATCCGACGCGCCAATCGACTTGAGGAACAGTTGCAGGAACTGGTCATTGAGCGGACCCTGCTTGTCGATACCGATGGGGCCGTAGTTGGTCAAGTGAATGGGATTGCCATTATCCCGCTTGGGGAGTATCACTTCGGCAAGCCGAGTCGAATTACGGCGCGAACCTTCCTCGGGCGCGGCGGCATCATCGACATCGAGCGAGAAGCTCGAATGGGTGGCCGCATTCACAGCAAAGGCGTGTTGATCCTTTCAGGCTATCTCGGCGGCCGCTATGTGCAGCAGGCGCCCCTTGCCTTGTCGGCGAGCCTCGCCTTCGAACAACTCTATGAAGAGGTGGAAGGCGACAGCGCCTCCTCAGCGGAGCTGTACGCGATCCTCTCAAGCCTGTCGGGGCTACCGATCAAGCAGGGATTTGCGGTTACGGGATCGGTTAATCAGCAAGGAGTGGTTCAGGCTATCGGGGCCGTTAACGCCAAGATCGAAGGATTTTTTGATGTCTGCCGCGCGAGGGGGCTGACAGGAGAACAGGGGGTCCTGATCCCGGCAAGCAATGTCCGACACCTCATGCTCAGGGAGGACGTCGTGGAAGCGGTCGCCGCGGGACAATTTCAGATCTTTCCCATTCATACCATCGATGAGGGAATTGCCTTACTGACCGGGCGGCAAGCGGGCGAGTGCGGTCCGGATGGGACCTTTCCCGAAGGAAGCGTGAATGCGCTGGTACATGGGCGGCTGCGCGAGATGGCGGAGCAGGCGAAGGCCTACGGAGCGGAGAGTCCGGCGCCGTCCCGCTCAGATTAG
- a CDS encoding Hsp20 family protein, whose protein sequence is MAGQKVPVKSVKKVGSLLSELLEVERRVSERAHELFRDQGWQAGRECEYWLQAEKELLWRPCAELVETDGELRVSFALAGLTARNVKVLVEPNHLTVRAATAHEDRKEEGACHFCEFHRGELYRSMALPSTVIPEKAQAEMKDGMLTVVLPKGNGSGGGKVRIKRASARTRVES, encoded by the coding sequence ATGGCAGGTCAGAAAGTTCCGGTCAAGTCGGTCAAGAAGGTTGGTTCGTTGCTGAGCGAGCTGCTTGAGGTCGAGCGGCGAGTGTCTGAGCGCGCCCATGAGCTCTTCAGAGATCAGGGTTGGCAAGCCGGCCGCGAGTGTGAGTATTGGCTGCAGGCCGAAAAGGAGCTGCTGTGGCGACCGTGCGCGGAGTTGGTCGAGACCGACGGAGAGCTTCGAGTCAGCTTCGCCCTGGCCGGCCTGACTGCCAGGAATGTAAAGGTGCTGGTTGAACCCAACCACCTGACAGTGCGAGCGGCCACAGCGCACGAAGACAGGAAAGAAGAGGGGGCCTGCCACTTCTGCGAGTTTCATCGAGGGGAGCTGTACCGGTCAATGGCGTTGCCGAGCACGGTCATTCCGGAGAAGGCTCAGGCGGAGATGAAAGACGGTATGCTGACCGTTGTACTTCCAAAGGGGAACGGATCAGGAGGCGGGAAGGTCAGGATAAAGAGAGCGTCGGCGAGGACGCGCGTGGAATCCTGA
- a CDS encoding YbaK/EbsC family protein: protein MTIPARMREWLDQQQVRYEIIPHREVYTAQEVAGATHIPGRAYAKVVILKGRQGLTMAVLPAKCRLDVVRVRQVLNDSTASLDPEADFAQTFAGCEPGAMPAFGNLYGIPVYCDQHLTKETMIAFPAGSHHEVIRIASKDFLRITGAQVHEMCTIVHEQAA, encoded by the coding sequence ATGACAATTCCAGCACGGATGCGCGAGTGGTTGGATCAGCAGCAGGTACGGTACGAGATCATTCCCCACAGGGAGGTGTACACGGCTCAGGAGGTGGCCGGCGCCACCCATATCCCCGGTCGAGCCTATGCCAAGGTGGTCATTCTGAAAGGGCGGCAAGGCCTGACGATGGCGGTCCTGCCGGCCAAGTGTCGATTGGATGTCGTTCGGGTGCGGCAAGTCTTGAACGACAGTACGGCGAGTCTGGACCCGGAGGCCGATTTCGCGCAGACATTTGCCGGCTGCGAGCCTGGAGCCATGCCTGCCTTCGGCAACCTCTACGGGATCCCGGTATACTGCGATCAGCACTTAACGAAGGAGACGATGATCGCCTTCCCAGCGGGAAGCCACCACGAGGTGATCCGAATTGCGTCCAAGGACTTTCTTCGGATAACGGGCGCTCAGGTACATGAGATGTGCACGATCGTGCACGAACAGGCCGCGTAA